A section of the Primulina eburnea isolate SZY01 chromosome 1, ASM2296580v1, whole genome shotgun sequence genome encodes:
- the LOC140804070 gene encoding uncharacterized protein, whose protein sequence is MSNQERKRKKNILSFFQPTIDNPSSSERIETHASIHIEEPEPPSKSKSVVFDETSLERDPGLRIPMLQHPVNHRDEIRRAYIKMGPYQPKLSEYPRSESGKQHRRFQYTWFKKFPWLEYSPSKDAVFCFPCYLFELSEAQQSTFTIEGFKSWKRVNDGAKCAFLSHMGSSNSTHNKSSKSVVDLMNVTRHIDVVMNRETSEHIQKNGLRLAATIECVHWLSLQGCGLRGHDESSYSLNRGNFIEMLKLLGKWNANCPYAYYVHCFAHRLQLALVGAAEKEISIWLFFSNLTTIVNLVTSSSKRNAELQSNQVNEIARSVVAGERETGRGANQIGTLHRAGTTRWSSHFDSICSLIDMYDATINVLENIIIDGTSTSMRGEAGGSLIVMKSFDFIFILHLMQKIMGITNLLCRALQQKSLDIISAMDLVSTTKELFLRLRNDGFDILLSYVKSFCTRLDVDIPEMSSHYKHSTRSCKKKDTITVEHHFHYDIFNVAIDFQLEELNSRFSDETVELLILSSALDPKDNFKWFNIDKICTLAEKYYPEDFTEQERHHLRCQLQHFELDVVCHEHFELDVASNIDSDSIIDEYYTSKNRRSQLQ, encoded by the exons ATGTCAAATCAAGAGAGaaagaggaaaaaaaatattttatcattctTTCAGCCAACAATTGATAATCCTTCATCATCCGAGAGGATCGAGACTCATGCATCCATTCATATTGAGGAGCCCGAGCCTCCTTCTAAATCTAAAAGCGTTGTGTTTGATGAAACTTCCCTTGAACGGGATCCTGGATTGCGTATTCCGATGTTGCAACATCCTGTTAATCATCGTGATGAAATTAGACGAGCTTATATCAAAATGGGACCTTATCAACCTAAATTGTCGGAATACCCACGGTCTGAATCAGGAAAGCAGCATCGTCGATTTCAATATACATGGTTTAAAAAGTTTCCATGGTTAGAGTACTCTCCTTCGAAGGATGCAGTATTTTGTTTTCCGTGCTATCTTTTTGAATTAAGTGAAGCACAACAATCTACATTTACAATTGAAGGGTTTAAAAGTTGGAAACGCGTTAATGATGGAGCAAAGTGTGCTTTTTTGTCTCACATGGGAAGTTCTAACTCGACACACAATAAATCTTCAAAATCTGTTGTTGATTTGATGAATGTCACTAGGCATATAGATGTAGTTATGAATCGAGAAACTTCtgaacatattcaaaaaaaTGGGTTAAGGCTTGCAGCAACAATTGAGTGTGTCCATTGGCTTAGTTTGCAAGGATGTGGATTGAGAGGTCATGATGAATCTTCATATTCCCTAAATCGTGGTAATTTCATTGAGATGTTAAAACTATTGGGGAAATGGAATGCTA ATTGCCCCTATGCATATTATGTACATTGTTTTGCCCATCGACTCCAACTAGCATTAGTTGGAGCAGCTGAAAAAGAGATCTCTATATggcttttcttttcaaatctgACGACTATTGTCAATCTTGTTACATCTTCTTCCAAGCGCAATGCTGAGTTACAATCTAATCAAGTTAATGAAATTGCACGTTCTGTTGTTGCCGGTGAACGCGAGACTGGGCGAGGAGCTAATCAGATTGGTACTTTGCATCGAGCAGGTACTACTCGTTGGAGCTCCCATTTTGATTCTATTTGCAGCTTGATAGATATGTATGATGCAACTATTAATGTGCTCGAAAACATTATCATTGATGGCACCTCTACTTCAATGCGCGGGGAAGCTGGTGGTTCATTAATAGTGATGAAGTCTtttgatttcatttttattttgcattTGATGCAAAAAATTATGGGGATCACAAATTTGCTTTGCCGAGCCTTGCAACAAAAATCTCTTGATATCATAAGTGCAATGGATTTGGTCTCTACGACTAAAGAACTTTTCCTGAGATTGAGAAATGATGGTTTTGATATTCTTCTTTCGTATGTAAAATCATTTTGCACAAGATTGGATGTCGATATACCGGAGATGAGTTCTCATTATAAGCATTCTACTCGTTCATGCAAGAAAAAGGATACCATCACAGTTGAACATCACTttcattatgatatatttaatgTTGCAATAGATTTTCAGTTGGAAGAGTTAAACTCTAGATTCAGTGATGAGACAGTTGAACTTCTAATTCTCAGTTCTGCTTTGGATCCAAAAGATAATTTTAAATGGTTCAACATTGACAAGATTTGTACTCTCGCTGAGAAGTATTATCCCGAGGACTTCACTGAACAGGAAAGGCATCATTTGAGGTGTCAGCTACAACATTTTGAGCTCGATGTAGTTTGTCATGAACATTTTGAGCTCGATGTAGCTTCAAATATAGACTCAGATTCTATAATTGATGAATATTATACTTCAAAGAATCGTAGATCACAGCTTCAATAG